Proteins from a genomic interval of Candidatus Dormiibacterota bacterium:
- a CDS encoding ATP-binding protein, with amino-acid sequence MPARVKAATSATNPFRFGRIVSGDAFTDREADLMVLERELRGGQSILIEAPRRFGKTSLILEVKRRLEAGGIPVAYLDCMLVPSRARLADRLASAYLDAFKNPAQRAEDWVVQHLKAFRVRPTLTLDSDGKASLSFEAGSAGIPNLDALLEQIFQEPEVISREGKKKRVVVILDEFQDLMELGVTLLRQLRAVIQHQQHVSYALLGSRQALLRRAVHERSAPLLKMARPYPLGPLPREEFASFLMGRFKASGRPLPKDAIYALIDFTGAHPNDTQEAAHFLWEVALLPLSTKELVSTAISRVLDAEAAQMTVLWHDSAPAQRNLLVALVEWGGRNIYREDYRRHANLGPATTVQRAIQTLIDRELVDLEPSGAYVIKERFFEEWIRRRIIRGEL; translated from the coding sequence ATGCCAGCACGCGTAAAGGCAGCGACCTCCGCCACCAACCCATTCCGCTTCGGGCGGATCGTCTCCGGCGACGCCTTTACCGACCGGGAGGCCGACCTGATGGTGCTCGAGCGCGAGCTACGCGGCGGTCAGAGCATTCTGATCGAGGCGCCCCGCCGCTTCGGCAAGACCTCGCTCATTCTGGAGGTGAAGCGACGTCTGGAGGCGGGCGGCATCCCGGTCGCCTACCTGGACTGCATGCTGGTCCCCTCTCGCGCCCGGCTAGCGGACCGACTCGCGTCGGCGTACCTGGATGCGTTCAAGAACCCGGCGCAGCGCGCCGAAGACTGGGTCGTCCAGCACCTCAAAGCGTTTCGCGTCCGGCCGACTTTGACGCTCGACAGCGACGGAAAGGCATCGCTGTCGTTCGAGGCCGGCAGCGCCGGCATCCCCAACCTCGATGCGCTCCTCGAGCAGATTTTTCAAGAGCCCGAGGTGATCTCCCGCGAGGGCAAGAAGAAGCGCGTCGTCGTCATCCTCGATGAGTTCCAGGATCTCATGGAATTGGGCGTCACGCTCCTGCGGCAGCTGCGCGCCGTCATCCAGCATCAGCAACATGTGTCGTACGCCCTCCTCGGATCGCGCCAGGCGTTGCTCCGCCGAGCCGTGCACGAGCGCAGCGCGCCGCTGCTGAAGATGGCCCGCCCATATCCCCTCGGCCCGCTGCCGCGCGAAGAATTCGCCAGCTTTTTGATGGGGCGCTTCAAGGCCAGTGGCCGGCCGCTGCCGAAGGACGCCATCTACGCCCTCATCGACTTCACCGGGGCGCATCCCAATGACACCCAGGAGGCGGCGCACTTTCTCTGGGAAGTAGCCCTCCTCCCCCTCTCCACCAAGGAGCTGGTCTCGACGGCCATCTCGCGGGTGCTCGATGCCGAGGCCGCGCAGATGACGGTGCTCTGGCACGACTCGGCTCCGGCTCAGCGCAACCTCCTCGTGGCGCTGGTCGAGTGGGGTGGTCGCAACATTTACCGCGAGGACTACCGGCGCCACGCGAACCTCGGTCCGGCGACCACCGTGCAGCGCGCCATCCAGACCCTGATCGACCGGGAGCTCGTGGACCTGGAGCCGAGCGGCGCCTACGTGATCAAAGAGCGCTTCTTCGAGGAATGGATCCGGCGACGGATCATTCGCGGGGAGCTCTAG
- a CDS encoding Clp protease N-terminal domain-containing protein, translating into MSKEGGSSWAALITVLKTRLRSARRTSHRMKYPFEWFSVPARRVLNLTQDEAERMQQPAIGTSHLLLGLLREADGLASKILAGFGLEIDAAREMLSREPLEGSPTGRHQAVPTSGTKRVIENAFEEKQRTGRSYVGTEHLLVGILLEANGNGALVLARSGVNLERTRKRVAEFLAQGISDSSRFLGYADLALENLSVTAESALIASAREAAELGAQSFGSEYVLLGILGQTGSLGARVLTELGITSETVRARLTRAPASEAGAAAPMTDGLRIELRKTFLAPQTGVAVDTSALVQAVRAGGGLGGAILGSRTSRQQLDRVIASLRTPELSEEPIGRFTKPLLSLWNERAVSRIWAARYADARADYSLLRPNATTPFERAAYANNLAWVNLLMGDRSLFAESLVLAEEAVAGASDKRAFQSTLALALIEDGRTREGVEILEAHGGDDEDRRGVAEVTAILAIGKWREGDRDRARTLLEQATELDPQCALLPRVKAELEPPPS; encoded by the coding sequence GTGAGCAAAGAAGGCGGTTCGAGCTGGGCTGCGCTGATCACGGTCCTGAAGACCCGTCTGCGGTCGGCGAGGCGCACGTCTCACCGGATGAAGTATCCGTTCGAGTGGTTCTCCGTGCCCGCGAGGCGGGTGCTGAATCTCACCCAGGACGAGGCCGAGCGGATGCAACAGCCTGCCATCGGGACTTCGCATCTTCTTCTGGGTCTGCTCCGTGAGGCCGATGGCCTGGCCTCGAAGATTCTGGCTGGATTCGGCCTCGAGATCGACGCCGCGCGCGAGATGCTGAGCCGGGAACCGCTGGAGGGGAGCCCAACTGGCAGGCATCAGGCAGTTCCAACATCGGGGACCAAGCGCGTGATCGAGAACGCCTTCGAGGAGAAGCAGCGAACTGGGAGGAGCTACGTTGGGACCGAGCACCTCCTTGTAGGGATTCTGCTGGAAGCCAACGGAAACGGTGCGCTCGTTCTCGCGCGGTCGGGCGTGAATCTCGAACGAACGCGAAAGCGAGTCGCAGAGTTCTTGGCTCAGGGAATTTCTGACTCTTCACGATTTTTAGGTTATGCGGATCTAGCGCTCGAGAACCTCAGCGTCACGGCCGAGTCGGCATTGATAGCAAGCGCGCGCGAAGCGGCCGAACTTGGGGCGCAGTCCTTTGGCAGCGAATACGTGCTGCTGGGAATTCTCGGGCAGACAGGGAGTCTGGGTGCGCGTGTTTTGACGGAGCTCGGCATCACGAGCGAGACGGTGCGGGCGCGCCTGACCCGGGCACCAGCATCGGAGGCGGGCGCGGCAGCTCCTATGACGGACGGACTGCGCATCGAGCTGAGGAAGACATTTCTGGCGCCTCAAACGGGTGTCGCGGTCGACACGTCTGCATTAGTACAGGCGGTGCGGGCAGGAGGAGGGTTGGGGGGAGCCATTCTGGGGAGCCGTACCAGCAGGCAGCAGCTCGATCGGGTCATCGCCTCGTTGCGAACCCCTGAATTGTCGGAAGAGCCGATCGGGAGATTCACGAAACCACTGCTATCGCTGTGGAATGAGCGGGCGGTGTCGCGAATATGGGCCGCTCGATATGCGGACGCCCGTGCTGACTACTCGTTGCTTCGGCCTAACGCCACCACACCATTCGAGCGAGCAGCGTATGCGAACAACCTTGCGTGGGTCAATCTCCTGATGGGCGACCGGAGCCTGTTCGCAGAATCCCTGGTCCTCGCCGAGGAGGCGGTAGCCGGCGCATCTGACAAGAGAGCCTTCCAGAGTACTCTCGCCCTTGCGCTGATTGAGGATGGTCGCACTCGGGAGGGTGTTGAAATCCTCGAGGCTCATGGAGGCGACGACGAGGACAGACGGGGCGTCGCGGAGGTGACCGCGATCCTCGCCATTGGCAAATGGCGAGAGGGTGACCGCGATCGCGCCAGAACTTTACTGGAGCAGGCTACCGAGCTCGATCCTCAGTGCGCGCTCCTACCTCGGGTGAAGGCGGAGTTGGAGCCACCGCCTAGCTGA